TATTTTTATGTTGATCTTGTGCTAATGAGGAAAAGCTTAGTTTTTTAGCAGaaatttgatgttattattGCTTTCTGAACTGTTTGCAAGGTGAATCTCCCCCAATAGGAAAAAAATCATCCCCTCTTGAACCGTTTCCTTGCTAAGCTGGTTACAATTTTTATAACTCTATAAATGAAAACCTTTTGAACTCCATGATAATAGTCAAACATTTCGGTGCAGCCATGTATACTACATGAGCGGGGATGCATGGAAAAAGGGAGGAATGGATGCTACAGGTAAGAACAAACATCCTCTTTGTCCTAGACTtggtttcttttttaaaacataacaaaacaaATCACAGTCTCAAACTCTTTTCATTTTTGTCAATGTGTTCAATCCACTTGGCATTTGAGGCAAATGAAGCATACGATACTTctttagataaaaaatatttcttgtaAATAGAAATAGAATAAAACCACAGTTCATGATGAGTTCAGACATTGTTGATATGTGAAAATCTACTGATTTTAAAACAAGAAACAAAATTATGGATTCAGCCTGTATCATTATGATCGGTTCAATGTacgtattttttttaattggctCCCTCTTCTAAAATTTTAGGAGCTTTAATGGTTATTTCGctgaaaataatttcaagtgTGATCAATTACCAAGATGGATTATTGAAGGTGGAAGATTTAAGTGAGGCGCAAAAGAAAAATCGTTTGCTAAAGTTGCCATCATTACTTGAGTACTTTGGTTATTGTCTCTGTTGTGGAAGTCATTTTGCTGGTCCAGTTTATGAAATGAAGGATTATCTTGAATGGACAGAGAGAAATGGTGTAAGTTCATGTCATCATTGTATTGTTGTTCTGCCAAAGGGTACTATCCAACACTGTTTCGTATCTCTCTTTTATGTGTGTAAATTATATGATTctgaaaaaaatatgtatatataccaAATGTTGGCATTGCCTGAAGCCCTTTGCATCTCATTACAATAACTAAACTAAGTGCTTTTCAGATTTGGAAACCTTCAGACAAAGGACAGCCATCGCCTTTTGGGGCAGCGTTAAGAGCTTTTCTTCAAGCAGCTCTCTGTATGGGATTGTACATGTTTTTGGTGCCTCTTTTCCCAATTTCCATGTTCTTGGACCCAATGTACCAAGAATGGGGTTTCTGGACGCGGTTGGGTTACCAATATATGGCTAGCTTTACTGCACGgtgtaaatattatttcatatggTCAATCTCGGAAGTTGCTATCATCATATCTGGCTTCGGTTTCAGTGGTTGGGCAGACATGACTTATCCACCAAAAGCACAATGGGACCGTGCTATAAATGTAGACATATTGGGTGTTGAGCTGGCAAAGAGCTCTGTTCAAATACCTCTTGCATGGAATATTCAAGTTAGCACATGGCTGAGGCACTGTAAGAATATCTCTCTTTTAATCcattttgtatgttgtgataCTTTCAGAAGAAGAATTGGTGAGCTATATCCTActccattttaaatttatacgaCACTCTCATTTGCCTAGCCTGTTATAAAATGGATAACACATTTCTATATTTAGACACTTTTGACTTTAAACATCTCATTTTATCTTCACTTACTTCTATAACTAAAGAAATGTCATaaaattttcaagatcaaaatgtcaaaaggcacttgtgaattgtgatatttCCCAGAAGTCATTGTTTTCTCTCCTTAAACAGTGTGTTTATTCAAACACTGCATATAAAATGAGACTCGGGGACTACTTGTTATGTTGCATGAGTTGTATTTTCCAGGAAACTGATCGTATACAAACTTTTATGATTTATCAAATAAGGGACATGTGCCTTAGATTTCTTTGTCCATCATCTTTAATGAATGTGTAATTAACTTTGTGACAAAGCTAAGCATGatgtgtaattattttatgatcaaatttctcctcttttctgtCGTTTTCTCTGCAGATGTATATGAGAGACTTATACGGAAGGGAAAGAAGCCTAGTTTCATCCAGTTGCTAGTCACACAGACTGTTAGTGCTGTATGGCATGTAAGGAAATATTTTTACACAATGTGTTCTGCAATCTATCTGCTGAAAGATTTCTACAATAACGTATAATCGTATCCAGATGAATTTTCATGGAAC
This portion of the Solanum pennellii chromosome 12, SPENNV200 genome encodes:
- the LOC107007553 gene encoding lysophospholipid acyltransferase 1-like, whose protein sequence is MDSMASAIGVSIPVFRFLLCFVGTIPVSFLHRFVPCVSGRHFYAALSGAVLSYLSFGFSSNLHFLVPMLLGYASMVLCRHYCGIITFFLAFGYLIGCHVYYMSGDAWKKGGMDATGALMVISLKIISSVINYQDGLLKVEDLSEAQKKNRLLKLPSLLEYFGYCLCCGSHFAGPVYEMKDYLEWTERNGIWKPSDKGQPSPFGAALRAFLQAALCMGLYMFLVPLFPISMFLDPMYQEWGFWTRLGYQYMASFTARCKYYFIWSISEVAIIISGFGFSGWADMTYPPKAQWDRAINVDILGVELAKSSVQIPLAWNIQVSTWLRHYVYERLIRKGKKPSFIQLLVTQTVSAVWHGLYPGYIIFFVQSALMIAGSRVIYRWQQATSNIQFQKTLVFMNFVYTLLVLNYSAVGFMVLSLHETVTAYGSVYYIGTIIPILVILLGKMIQPAKPVRSKAKKDE